The proteins below come from a single Spirochaetia bacterium 38H-sp genomic window:
- the amrS gene encoding AmmeMemoRadiSam system radical SAM enzyme, giving the protein MRTDFEASYYTRLDEGKVRCELCPHFCVIAEGKIGICGVRRNQAGRLMLPYYGMISSIAMDPIEKKPLYHFFPGSVIMSVGFVGCPFRCPFCQNYSISIEFASLVSSLSFFEPQELVDRAIALGSMGIAYTYSEPLIHAEFITEAARLARKRGLKNVLVTNGYINPAPAEDILEHMDAANIDLKSFNADFYSSFIRGKIEPVKAFILQAAKKIHVEVTTLLIPGKNDSDEEIRDIAKWVAAIRDDIPLHLTAYYPRYHYTQPPTPPSRVLAAVDIAKKYLRHVYPGNI; this is encoded by the coding sequence ATGAGAACTGATTTTGAGGCAAGTTATTATACCAGGCTGGATGAAGGCAAGGTAAGATGTGAGCTTTGTCCGCATTTCTGTGTTATTGCCGAGGGAAAGATCGGGATTTGTGGAGTGCGCAGAAATCAGGCGGGCAGACTGATGCTTCCGTATTATGGCATGATTTCTTCTATCGCAATGGACCCTATTGAGAAAAAGCCGCTATATCATTTTTTTCCGGGTTCTGTTATCATGAGCGTGGGCTTTGTGGGCTGTCCTTTTCGCTGTCCCTTTTGTCAGAACTACAGCATTTCTATTGAGTTTGCTTCTCTTGTGTCTTCTCTTTCTTTCTTTGAGCCGCAAGAGCTGGTTGACAGGGCAATCGCTCTGGGGTCTATGGGGATTGCCTACACGTATTCTGAGCCGCTTATTCATGCTGAGTTTATAACAGAGGCTGCCCGCCTTGCAAGGAAAAGAGGGCTCAAGAATGTGCTTGTTACCAACGGATATATCAATCCCGCTCCTGCGGAGGATATCCTGGAGCATATGGACGCTGCCAATATTGATCTCAAGAGTTTTAATGCTGATTTTTATTCTTCTTTTATCAGGGGAAAGATAGAGCCGGTTAAGGCTTTTATCTTGCAGGCGGCAAAAAAAATCCATGTGGAGGTTACCACTCTTCTTATCCCAGGTAAAAACGACAGCGACGAGGAAATCAGGGATATTGCAAAGTGGGTTGCCGCTATAAGGGATGATATCCCCTTGCATCTTACAGCATACTATCCGCGCTATCATTATACACAACCACCAACACCGCCATCCCGCGTGCTCGCTGCCGTTGATATTGCAAAAAAATATCTAAGGCATGTCTATCCGGGGAATATATAA
- a CDS encoding PilZ domain-containing protein produces the protein MKILLISDRDDIKELLINKLILQGIEIIQYWHPVKAMDNLEEMSPDIIMFNAEDFPRHWKTFASYIKSTEIHDAPIILLTGEKFDQEEASKATALGIRAFVDSSLNDAAQIKRVKKLIARYRKLPDGRRFPRFIPQSIDKVGFLFSHPDKHMLVFGKILDISLEGLGFLPYDTSVLLEIREKSLLRHCSLRVGDKLFNVDCTVISTIDGLHLAFIAPTDELKKSIKDYFLEAAIDNEISVLS, from the coding sequence ATGAAGATACTTCTGATATCGGACAGAGATGACATAAAGGAACTTCTCATCAACAAGCTGATACTTCAGGGAATAGAAATCATCCAGTATTGGCACCCTGTTAAAGCCATGGACAATCTGGAAGAAATGTCACCTGATATTATCATGTTTAATGCGGAGGACTTTCCCAGACACTGGAAGACCTTTGCCAGCTATATCAAAAGCACAGAAATCCATGATGCTCCCATAATCCTTCTAACCGGTGAGAAGTTTGATCAAGAGGAGGCTAGCAAGGCCACAGCCCTGGGAATACGTGCCTTTGTAGACAGCAGCTTAAACGATGCAGCTCAGATAAAGCGAGTCAAAAAACTGATTGCAAGATACAGAAAGCTCCCTGACGGTAGGCGTTTTCCGCGCTTTATTCCCCAATCCATCGACAAAGTTGGCTTCCTTTTCTCTCATCCTGATAAACACATGCTTGTCTTTGGCAAGATTCTGGACATATCTCTGGAAGGCCTTGGATTTTTGCCCTATGACACCTCAGTTCTTCTGGAAATACGCGAGAAAAGCCTTCTCAGACACTGTTCTTTGCGCGTGGGCGATAAGCTGTTTAATGTGGATTGCACAGTTATCTCTACCATAGACGGGCTTCATCTGGCTTTTATAGCCCCTACAGACGAGCTCAAAAAATCAATCAAGGACTATTTTCTGGAAGCTGCTATAGATAATGAGATTAGCGTTTTATCCTAG
- the mfd gene encoding transcription-repair coupling factor, producing MEDSLFLKDIFSAISSLEGYKEAVKRINAGVFPVDIKGLHSSAVDFFIARLHSLGLKLCLVFTTDKEAETAGSALSALGIESAFFPDWGVLPYGEGLRDNAPVFGKRSEVLAELSAGSHDIVLTSLRAFLTPLPPQEEYKKNIIIIKKGSNINPQAVADNLVSMGYLRVPRVSLRGEFALRGEVLDVYPPGMDEAIRIIFEFDTVEKISLFLPDTQRTDKEMEEAVIYPLREHIWKDEHIRALEKSLAEESVKLDTSHITEELSVRGHFSGEEIFYPLAYDKPSNLTEYLPDNAIVVMVHAERLIRAEEALITEYNSLYKRVRHLRPYPHPEKILLPLRQLTHKKRFIRLNSIDSPQGSITINTEGPRAFFGNVNFFKEELQGLIKNKYRIYVITDSRVQKERLAFLLKDYPEIKIELSDVPAGFILPDKKIAVFHEDEIFGRRKRVASSVKKTRSTPIDSFVELSAGDYVVHVQHGIGRFLGIKRMKIGNNERDYLHIEYAGSEYVYVPIEQVNLVQRYIGSSDSEPRLDKIGSSSWKKRKEQVKKSVEDLAKKLIQLYSKRSTARGFAFPPDTEWQMQFEARFPYQETEDQLKCIQEVKEDMESPRPMDRLVCGDVGYGKTEIGMRAAFKAVMGGKQVAFLAPTTILAEQHYENFLERLEGFPVRVEMLSRLVQPARQKQILHDLREGNVDILIGTHKILSKNVQFKDLGLVIIDEEQRFGVKHKERLKELKNSVDCLTLTATPIPRTLHMALLKIRDISVLETPPQERLPIETYIEEFSEERIAEAIRKEVQRGGQVFYLHNRVETLHQIKTFLENIVPEVLVEIAHGQMSPRILEDVMHRFIHGGFHVLVSTTIIENGINIPNANTIIIDRADMYGIAQLYQLRGRVGRSDKAAYAYLFYPAQRQISELAEKRLQVIADHTELGAGFKVALKDLEVRGAGNLLGREQSGDIHSVGFDMYLRLLDQTIREMQKQGEESPEETYMELQYTGYIPDTYISETQEKMLIYKKIVSVDTLEELEALGQELEDRYGPMPPEVSSLLGISELKIIAGKLYITSIKERAGKITIEFGKVSVISPDKALRLIRESNGAIKLDPTHPNRIEITLDNIGLKEKTEYLVIKLSTLL from the coding sequence ATGGAAGATTCCTTATTTTTAAAAGACATATTTTCTGCTATTTCTTCTCTTGAGGGCTATAAAGAGGCCGTAAAAAGGATAAATGCAGGGGTGTTCCCTGTAGATATCAAGGGTTTGCATAGTTCTGCAGTTGATTTTTTTATCGCAAGGCTGCACTCTCTTGGCTTAAAGCTCTGTCTTGTATTTACTACGGATAAAGAAGCAGAAACTGCAGGTTCTGCTTTATCTGCACTTGGGATAGAGTCCGCATTTTTTCCGGACTGGGGAGTTCTCCCGTATGGAGAGGGGCTCAGGGATAATGCTCCTGTTTTTGGAAAAAGAAGCGAGGTTCTGGCAGAGCTTTCTGCAGGTTCACACGATATAGTCCTTACATCGCTGAGGGCTTTTCTAACGCCTCTTCCTCCTCAGGAAGAGTATAAGAAGAACATAATCATCATAAAAAAAGGCAGCAATATAAATCCTCAGGCTGTTGCTGATAATCTTGTGTCCATGGGTTATCTCAGGGTACCACGGGTTTCTCTCAGAGGAGAGTTTGCTCTAAGAGGCGAGGTGCTTGATGTATATCCACCGGGCATGGATGAGGCTATAAGAATTATCTTTGAGTTTGATACTGTAGAGAAGATAAGCCTGTTTTTGCCTGATACCCAACGTACGGACAAAGAAATGGAAGAGGCTGTCATATATCCGCTAAGAGAGCATATATGGAAGGATGAGCATATACGAGCGCTTGAGAAATCTCTTGCAGAAGAATCCGTAAAACTGGATACAAGCCATATAACAGAAGAACTTTCTGTCAGAGGACATTTCTCAGGGGAAGAGATTTTTTATCCTCTTGCATACGATAAACCGTCAAATTTGACAGAATATCTGCCGGACAATGCTATTGTTGTTATGGTACATGCAGAAAGACTGATAAGAGCAGAAGAAGCGCTTATAACAGAATACAACAGTCTATATAAAAGAGTACGCCATCTTAGGCCTTATCCGCATCCAGAAAAAATACTCCTGCCTCTAAGACAGCTCACACACAAAAAAAGGTTCATAAGACTCAACTCCATAGACAGCCCACAAGGCTCTATAACAATCAATACAGAAGGTCCTAGAGCATTCTTTGGCAATGTCAATTTTTTTAAAGAAGAGCTGCAAGGCCTTATCAAGAATAAATACAGAATCTACGTAATAACAGACTCCAGAGTACAGAAAGAAAGGCTTGCGTTTCTGCTCAAGGATTATCCAGAGATAAAGATAGAACTATCGGATGTTCCTGCAGGTTTTATACTACCAGATAAAAAGATAGCTGTTTTCCATGAGGATGAGATATTTGGCAGGAGAAAGCGCGTTGCAAGCTCCGTAAAAAAGACAAGAAGCACCCCTATAGACAGCTTTGTCGAGCTTTCTGCGGGTGATTATGTTGTGCATGTGCAGCACGGCATAGGGCGTTTTTTGGGCATAAAACGCATGAAGATAGGCAACAATGAGAGGGACTATCTTCACATAGAGTATGCAGGCTCAGAATATGTATATGTGCCCATAGAGCAGGTAAACCTTGTACAAAGATACATAGGAAGCTCCGACTCTGAGCCAAGGCTGGATAAGATAGGAAGCAGTTCCTGGAAAAAGAGAAAAGAGCAGGTAAAAAAATCCGTAGAAGACCTTGCAAAGAAGCTTATACAGCTGTATTCCAAGCGTTCTACTGCCAGAGGCTTTGCCTTTCCTCCTGATACGGAGTGGCAAATGCAGTTTGAAGCGCGCTTTCCTTATCAGGAGACAGAAGACCAGCTAAAATGTATACAGGAAGTAAAAGAAGACATGGAGTCCCCAAGACCTATGGACCGTCTTGTCTGCGGCGATGTAGGATACGGTAAGACAGAAATAGGCATGAGAGCAGCCTTTAAGGCTGTCATGGGTGGAAAACAAGTAGCTTTCCTTGCACCAACAACCATACTTGCAGAACAGCACTATGAGAACTTTCTGGAAAGACTGGAGGGGTTCCCCGTACGAGTGGAGATGCTATCAAGACTTGTGCAGCCTGCAAGACAAAAACAAATTCTGCATGATTTAAGAGAAGGAAATGTAGACATACTCATAGGAACTCATAAGATACTTAGCAAAAACGTGCAGTTTAAAGACTTGGGGCTTGTTATTATTGATGAGGAACAGCGTTTTGGCGTCAAGCATAAAGAAAGACTCAAGGAACTTAAGAACTCGGTAGACTGTCTCACACTGACAGCGACACCAATACCGCGTACGCTCCATATGGCTCTGCTTAAAATACGCGATATATCCGTACTGGAAACCCCACCCCAAGAAAGGTTGCCAATAGAAACATATATAGAAGAGTTTTCCGAAGAGAGAATAGCAGAAGCAATAAGAAAAGAAGTACAACGCGGAGGACAAGTCTTCTACCTGCATAACCGCGTGGAAACCCTGCATCAGATAAAAACCTTTCTGGAAAACATAGTACCAGAAGTACTTGTGGAGATTGCCCATGGACAGATGAGCCCCAGGATACTGGAAGACGTCATGCACAGGTTTATACACGGCGGTTTTCACGTGCTTGTCTCTACAACCATAATAGAAAACGGAATCAATATACCCAATGCAAATACAATCATAATAGATAGAGCAGACATGTACGGTATTGCACAGCTGTATCAGCTCAGAGGCCGCGTGGGGCGCTCGGACAAAGCAGCATACGCATATCTGTTTTACCCTGCGCAAAGACAGATATCCGAGCTTGCAGAAAAGAGGCTGCAAGTAATAGCAGACCATACAGAGCTTGGAGCAGGTTTTAAAGTTGCTCTCAAAGACCTGGAAGTCCGCGGTGCAGGAAACCTTCTTGGACGAGAGCAGAGCGGCGACATCCACTCCGTAGGCTTTGACATGTACCTCAGACTCCTGGACCAGACAATACGCGAGATGCAAAAGCAAGGAGAAGAAAGCCCGGAAGAAACCTACATGGAACTCCAGTACACAGGATATATCCCGGACACATACATATCGGAAACACAGGAAAAAATGCTGATATACAAAAAAATAGTCTCCGTCGACACACTGGAAGAGCTGGAAGCACTTGGACAGGAGCTTGAAGACCGCTATGGCCCTATGCCACCGGAAGTCTCAAGCCTACTTGGGATATCGGAGCTAAAGATAATCGCCGGCAAATTGTACATAACAAGCATAAAAGAACGCGCCGGCAAAATCACCATAGAGTTTGGCAAAGTTTCTGTCATATCACCAGACAAGGCGCTTAGGCTCATACGAGAAAGTAACGGCGCAATCAAACTAGACCCCACACATCCCAACAGAATAGAAATAACGCTTGACAACATAGGTCTCAAGGAAAAAACAGAATATCTTGTGATAAAGCTGAGCACTCTTTTATAA
- a CDS encoding FliG C-terminal domain-containing protein translates to MDINKKRASAYSRIKKVGEEKLPPHLEAAYRKSDLLRDKSSSASDGQSSRNIRKDNSPLDNKMMQQTGGTYDSAAVRDAFAKLVADKDGALSGASREKKLALIARFLILVGEERAAEILSYLDEPLVEAIAREIAKTPVIKPEEAREVLASFNLAAREAAGPRGGADVAFKILEEAFGPEKARDMSTKLFEAGLYKPFSFLANIPASQIALLLKKESPAVISAILPFLPPAKASEVLVKLDNDVRIKAIKYMAQKRKLDADILERIELALRDRLHNMGDVSEQEINGMDILTEILKNTPIEKEEELLARLREQSPELAERLEERLLTLDLIMQIPDRELADLLREFDNDEIALFLKGKPEEYKSRILKNLSERRRNMVSDEYMRLGGVKRSKVDKITREFLGLLRQRVRDGKIILESDEYVE, encoded by the coding sequence ATGGATATCAATAAGAAGCGTGCATCTGCGTATTCTCGCATAAAAAAGGTAGGAGAGGAGAAACTTCCTCCCCATCTTGAGGCTGCCTATAGAAAATCAGACTTGTTGAGAGATAAATCCTCAAGTGCTTCTGATGGACAGTCTTCCCGTAATATAAGAAAAGATAATTCACCTTTGGATAATAAGATGATGCAACAGACCGGCGGGACATACGATTCTGCTGCTGTCAGGGATGCTTTTGCCAAGCTGGTTGCAGACAAAGATGGTGCATTATCAGGTGCATCCCGGGAAAAAAAACTTGCACTTATTGCCAGGTTTCTTATCCTTGTGGGTGAGGAACGGGCTGCAGAGATTCTTAGTTATCTTGATGAGCCGCTTGTGGAGGCTATTGCAAGGGAGATAGCAAAAACTCCTGTCATAAAACCGGAAGAGGCTAGGGAAGTTCTAGCTTCCTTTAACCTTGCTGCCCGTGAGGCTGCAGGACCTCGTGGTGGTGCCGATGTTGCCTTTAAAATTCTGGAAGAAGCTTTTGGTCCAGAGAAAGCACGAGATATGAGCACAAAGCTTTTTGAGGCAGGCTTGTACAAGCCTTTTTCTTTTCTTGCCAATATTCCTGCCTCACAGATTGCTCTTCTTCTAAAAAAAGAAAGCCCTGCCGTAATAAGCGCAATATTGCCTTTTTTGCCTCCAGCAAAGGCATCGGAGGTGCTTGTCAAGCTGGATAACGATGTGCGTATAAAGGCCATAAAATATATGGCTCAGAAGAGAAAGCTTGATGCGGATATACTTGAGAGAATAGAGCTTGCCTTGCGTGATAGACTGCATAATATGGGTGATGTCAGTGAGCAGGAAATAAACGGTATGGATATACTCACAGAAATTCTTAAAAACACGCCTATAGAAAAAGAGGAGGAACTCCTTGCTCGCCTCAGGGAGCAGTCTCCAGAGCTTGCAGAGCGTCTGGAAGAGCGACTCCTCACTCTTGACCTCATTATGCAAATCCCGGATAGAGAACTTGCAGATTTATTACGGGAGTTTGACAACGATGAAATAGCCCTTTTTCTCAAGGGAAAACCAGAAGAATACAAATCCCGCATTCTCAAGAATCTCTCCGAGCGCAGACGCAATATGGTATCGGATGAGTACATGCGTCTTGGCGGAGTAAAGCGCAGTAAAGTGGATAAGATAACCCGCGAGTTTCTTGGTCTGCTCAGACAGCGTGTCCGCGACGGGAAGATTATTCTGGAATCTGATGAGTATGTAGAATAA
- a CDS encoding TRAM domain-containing protein, which produces MQNTVELTIEELAPLARGISRHEGKIIFTDYTLPGEKVLAVIKEEHKDYATAELIEIITGSAHRVKPHCPHYGICKGCNMQHIEYQHALEYKKNWLRKLLTDNKLTDIPHIETISSSPYGYRNRFQIHIENKKPGYRKKDGRHFPINQCPILNQAAAPIFSDDFSDIPNKKRLNLFCHNNRLYGRKGAEDFSVTMANRTYYGRTDLFFQSNTEVLEKLIQWIEEKTENMSPLSVWDLYSGSGLFSSLFADRAESVKLVEEVTESLALAERQLGKKANYYAMTVEEFFSYPAASKPPDLIILDPPRSGISKSARKSIIKTASPTLLYISCNPASFARDAAQLIRHSGYRIKDIVLCDFYPQTHHAEIASILQR; this is translated from the coding sequence ATGCAAAACACAGTAGAACTTACAATAGAAGAGCTTGCCCCACTTGCAAGAGGGATTTCCAGACACGAGGGGAAAATAATATTTACTGACTACACTCTTCCAGGTGAGAAAGTTCTGGCTGTCATAAAAGAAGAACACAAAGATTATGCAACAGCAGAGCTGATAGAAATTATAACTGGCTCAGCACACAGAGTAAAGCCACACTGTCCCCATTATGGCATATGTAAAGGCTGCAATATGCAGCACATAGAATACCAGCATGCACTAGAATACAAAAAAAACTGGCTGAGAAAACTTCTTACTGACAATAAACTTACAGATATACCGCATATAGAGACAATAAGCTCAAGTCCGTACGGATACAGAAACAGGTTTCAAATTCATATAGAAAACAAAAAGCCAGGATACAGAAAAAAGGATGGCAGGCATTTTCCTATAAACCAGTGTCCCATCCTCAATCAGGCTGCAGCCCCAATATTTTCTGATGATTTTTCTGATATTCCGAATAAAAAAAGGCTCAATCTTTTTTGCCATAACAACAGACTTTACGGGAGAAAAGGAGCAGAAGACTTCTCCGTTACTATGGCAAACAGAACATACTACGGAAGAACTGATTTGTTTTTTCAAAGTAATACAGAAGTCTTAGAAAAATTAATACAATGGATAGAAGAAAAAACAGAAAATATGTCTCCTTTATCCGTATGGGATTTATACTCCGGCTCAGGACTGTTCTCTTCTCTTTTTGCAGATCGTGCTGAGTCCGTAAAACTTGTAGAAGAAGTAACAGAGTCGCTTGCACTGGCAGAAAGACAGCTTGGTAAAAAGGCAAATTATTATGCAATGACAGTAGAAGAGTTTTTCTCTTATCCTGCGGCAAGCAAGCCGCCAGATCTTATCATACTAGACCCTCCACGCTCAGGGATTTCTAAGAGCGCAAGGAAGTCTATAATCAAGACTGCATCACCTACTCTGCTGTATATATCCTGCAATCCCGCAAGTTTTGCACGTGATGCCGCACAACTCATAAGACATTCTGGCTACAGGATAAAAGATATAGTGCTGTGTGACTTCTATCCGCAAACACACCATGCGGAGATTGCATCGATACTGCAAAGATAA
- a CDS encoding adenine phosphoribosyltransferase → MAFDLDAAIRKIPDFPKPGILFYDITSILANPEAFSYCINSMVETYKDTDINAIAAIESRGFIFAAPLAERLSLPLILVRKKGKLPGETLSKTFDLEYGQDTIEIHKADVGPGQTFLIVDDLVATGGTLRAAIDLLTEAGASVKEIFAPIGLPFLNYSEKLGDVPVRTLIEYDSE, encoded by the coding sequence ATGGCCTTTGACCTTGACGCAGCCATACGCAAGATTCCGGATTTTCCTAAGCCTGGTATACTTTTCTATGATATTACCAGCATTCTGGCCAATCCGGAGGCATTTTCCTATTGCATCAATTCTATGGTCGAGACATACAAGGATACAGATATAAACGCCATTGCTGCAATAGAGTCACGTGGCTTTATTTTTGCGGCTCCCCTTGCTGAGAGATTGTCTCTTCCTCTGATTCTTGTAAGAAAAAAAGGCAAGCTTCCTGGAGAAACCCTGTCAAAAACCTTTGATCTTGAATATGGTCAGGACACCATAGAGATTCACAAGGCTGATGTGGGTCCCGGACAGACTTTTCTTATAGTGGACGACCTTGTTGCAACAGGTGGTACTCTGAGAGCTGCCATTGATTTGCTTACCGAGGCTGGTGCCAGTGTCAAAGAAATCTTTGCACCTATTGGGCTTCCTTTTTTAAACTACAGCGAGAAGCTTGGTGATGTTCCTGTGCGTACCCTCATAGAATACGATTCTGAGTAG
- the tsaD gene encoding tRNA (adenosine(37)-N6)-threonylcarbamoyltransferase complex transferase subunit TsaD translates to MIVVGIESSCDECSVAVVKDGRSVLSNVIATQIEFHKPYSGVVPEIASRKHVEWIMDVYNRALKEAGISSCDIDVVAATNRPGLMGSLVVGFSFAKGLAMGLEKPLVAVDHIKAHLYAPHLEYDISYPFIGLLLSGGHTVISMVNSFDDFEVMGTTIDDACGEAFDKVAKHFGWGYPGGVVIDRMAEKGCDTAFSFPDSVLKKDKHTYDVSYSGIKTAVVYQLEQFKNPGYESSPENIAASFRKAAIDMVLKRLDRAVNDTGIKRVVLGGGVAANSYLRRVLTEKKHEGWEVFFPSMELCTDNGAMVAAIAYEYAIRGRFDSLESGVSARVPDFKPYSSK, encoded by the coding sequence ATGATTGTTGTAGGTATAGAGTCTTCTTGTGATGAGTGTTCTGTTGCTGTTGTAAAGGATGGACGCTCTGTTCTTAGCAATGTGATTGCAACCCAGATAGAGTTTCATAAGCCTTACAGTGGAGTTGTTCCTGAGATAGCTTCCAGAAAGCATGTTGAATGGATAATGGATGTCTATAACCGTGCATTAAAAGAAGCGGGTATTTCTTCCTGCGATATAGATGTTGTTGCTGCAACCAATAGACCGGGGCTTATGGGCTCTCTTGTCGTAGGGTTTTCCTTTGCAAAAGGGCTTGCAATGGGGTTGGAAAAGCCTCTAGTGGCGGTAGACCATATCAAGGCGCATTTGTATGCGCCTCACCTTGAATATGATATATCTTATCCTTTTATAGGTCTTCTGTTATCGGGAGGTCACACAGTAATAAGTATGGTCAACAGCTTTGACGATTTTGAGGTTATGGGGACGACTATTGACGATGCCTGTGGAGAAGCCTTTGACAAAGTTGCCAAGCATTTTGGCTGGGGATATCCAGGTGGTGTGGTCATAGACAGGATGGCAGAAAAAGGCTGTGATACTGCTTTTTCTTTTCCGGATTCTGTATTAAAAAAGGATAAACATACCTATGATGTTTCTTACTCCGGCATTAAGACTGCAGTTGTCTATCAGCTTGAGCAGTTTAAAAATCCCGGATATGAGTCTAGTCCGGAGAATATAGCAGCTTCTTTTAGAAAAGCTGCTATAGATATGGTTCTCAAGCGGCTTGATAGAGCTGTAAACGATACTGGAATAAAGCGCGTTGTGCTGGGAGGTGGTGTTGCTGCCAACTCTTATCTTAGGCGTGTCCTGACAGAAAAAAAACATGAGGGCTGGGAAGTTTTTTTCCCGTCAATGGAGCTGTGTACGGATAACGGGGCCATGGTTGCTGCCATTGCTTATGAGTATGCGATAAGAGGGCGCTTTGACTCGCTTGAGAGTGGGGTAAGTGCCAGGGTGCCTGATTTTAAACCTTATTCTTCAAAATAG
- a CDS encoding divergent polysaccharide deacetylase family protein produces MGKRKSSGKKRLTPRQKIKRLNRLLVFFSIIIFLLLVALVYMLRPATQPVVLASPEPSSLYSPHPEITPSPIVPPVVSPLPLAKKNYIYLILDDAGYSVEEVKPFLDLSFPLTVSILPHLRYSREIAGLVKKAGKRVFLHLPMESDNGSNPGPGAILADMDAMEVAKLTEEAIAGIPFLSGVNNHMGSKITRDPIIMQQVLSILLQHNLYFVDSRTTPDSVAYDIARNMGIPSLKRDVFLDNKQDREYIMEALEHAARIAEERGYAVAIGHVWSKELPSILEEVHMSFLKRGVFFGDIVERLRKE; encoded by the coding sequence GTGGGTAAAAGAAAATCAAGCGGAAAAAAAAGACTCACTCCTCGACAAAAGATAAAAAGGCTCAACAGGCTGCTAGTATTTTTTTCTATTATTATATTTTTGCTGCTAGTAGCACTTGTGTATATGCTCCGTCCTGCGACTCAGCCTGTTGTATTAGCGTCTCCCGAGCCTTCTTCATTGTACAGTCCTCATCCTGAGATAACACCTTCTCCTATTGTGCCTCCTGTTGTGTCTCCCTTGCCTTTGGCAAAAAAAAACTATATCTATCTTATTCTGGATGATGCAGGGTATTCTGTTGAAGAAGTTAAACCTTTTTTGGATTTATCTTTTCCTCTTACAGTTTCTATTTTGCCTCATCTCAGATATAGTAGGGAGATTGCAGGTCTTGTAAAAAAGGCTGGTAAAAGGGTTTTTCTCCATCTTCCTATGGAGTCTGATAATGGTAGCAATCCCGGACCTGGGGCAATACTTGCGGATATGGATGCGATGGAAGTTGCAAAGCTTACTGAGGAGGCTATAGCCGGTATTCCTTTTTTATCGGGAGTCAACAACCACATGGGCTCAAAAATAACAAGAGATCCTATAATCATGCAGCAGGTTTTGAGTATATTATTGCAGCATAACCTTTATTTTGTTGACAGCAGGACTACGCCGGACAGTGTTGCCTACGATATTGCTCGTAATATGGGAATTCCTTCTCTAAAGCGTGATGTCTTTCTTGATAACAAGCAGGATAGAGAGTATATAATGGAAGCTCTAGAACATGCCGCAAGAATTGCAGAAGAAAGGGGGTATGCTGTTGCAATAGGCCATGTATGGTCAAAAGAGCTGCCTTCTATACTTGAGGAAGTTCACATGAGTTTTTTGAAACGGGGCGTGTTCTTTGGTGATATTGTTGAGAGGTTGAGAAAAGAATGA